From one Neovison vison isolate M4711 chromosome 1, ASM_NN_V1, whole genome shotgun sequence genomic stretch:
- the DPPA5 gene encoding developmental pluripotency-associated 5 protein, which produces MGTLPERKDIPPWVKAPEDLKDPEVLQVQTQLLEALFGPAGSRIPYFEQVSKVMLELKVLESSDLTEVVVYGSYLHKLRARWMLQSMAEWHRQRQERGMLKLEDAMKALELGPWMK; this is translated from the exons ATGGGGACGCTACCAGAACGAAAAGATATTCCACCGTGGGTGAAAGCTCCCGAAGACCTGAAAGATCCCGAGGTGTTGCAGGTCCAGACGCAGCTCTTGGAGGCTCTGTTTG GCCCGGCGGGATCTCGAATCCCGTACTTCGAGCAAGTGAGCAAAGTCATGCTCGAGCTAAAGGTTCTGGAATCCTCGGACCTCACGGAGGTCGTGGTTTATGGCTCTTACTTGCACAAGCTCAGGGCCAGGTGGATGCTCCAGTCCATGGCCGAATGGCACCGCCAGCGACAGGAACGAG GGATGCTCAAACTTGAGGATGCCATGAAAGCCCTAGAGCTAGGTCCTTGGATGAAGTGA
- the KHDC3L gene encoding KH domain-containing protein 3 gives MTTPRRFPTLLQLEQREGALFTVLGNLTKRPYWFHLEYLKSPKAVRLEAWLMEAIFGRGGEHIPHVECVSQTLLHVNQWDPEGEAEILIFGRPYYQKDVSKMIMNLADYHRQLRAQCLEKVPVQDAATQRSPDAAREAATQSSPKAAQEEATQRSPDTAREVATQRSPDTAREVATQRSPKAAREAATQRSPKAAREAATQRSPKAAREAATQRSPKAAREAATQRSPKAAREAATQRSPKAAREAATQRSPGAAREAATQRSPGAAREAATQRSPGAAREAATQRSPGAAREAATQRSPGAAREAATQRSPGAAREAATQRSPGAAREAATQRSPGAAREAATQRSPGAAREAATQRSPGAAREAATQRSPGAAREAATQRSPGAAREAATQRSPDTTQGPVTSS, from the exons ATGACCACTCCCAGACGGTTTCCGACACTCTTGCAGCTGGAGCAGCGAGAAGGGGCGCTGTTCACCGTGCTCGGTAACCTCACCAAGCGACCCTACTGGTTCCACTTGGAGTATCTGAAGAGTCCGAAAGCAGTTCGCCTCGAGGCGTGGCTGATGGAAGCGATCTTCG GCCGGGGAGGAGAGCACATCCCGCACGTCGAGTGTGTGTCGCAGACTCTGCTTCACGTTAATCAGTGGGACCCCGAGGGCGAGGCTGAGATCTTGATATTTGGTCGGCCTTATTACCAGAAAGATGTATCCAAGATGATCATGAATTTGGCTGACTATCACCGCCAACTCCGGGCACAAT GCTTAGAGAAGGTCCCTGTCCAGGACGCAGCGACCCAGCGGTCCCCTGACGCTGCCCGAGAAGCAGCGACCCAGAGCTCCCCGAAGGCTGCCCAGGAGGAGGCAACGCAGCGGTCCCCCGACACTGCCCGCGAGGTGGCAACGCAGCGGTCCCCCGACACTGCCCGCGAGGTGGCGACGCAGCGGTCCCCCAAGGCCGCCCGCGAGGCGGCGACGCAGCGGTCCCCCAAGGCCGCCCGCGAGGCGGCCACCCAGAGGTCCCCGAAGGCCGCCCGCGAGGCGGCGACGCAGCGGTCCCCGAAGGCCGCCCGCGAGGCGGCGACGCAGCGGTCCCCGAAGGCCGCCCGCGAGGCGGCGACGCAGCGGTCCCCGAAGGCCGCCCGCGAGGCGGCCACCCAGAGGTCCCCCGGCGCAGCCCGCGAGGCGGCCACCCAGCGGTCCCCCGGCGCCGCCCGCGAGGCGGCCACCCAGCGGTCCCCCGGCGCCGCCCGCGAGGCGGCCACCCAGCGGTCCCCCGGCGCAGCCCGCGAGGCGGCCACCCAGCGGTCGCCCGGCGCAGCCCGCGAGGCGGCCACCCAGCGGTCGCCCGGCGCAGCCCGCGAGGCGGCCACCCAGCGGTCGCCCGGCGCAGCCCGCGAGGCGGCCACCCAGCGGTCGCCCGGCGCAGCCCGCGAGGCGGCCACCCAGCGGTCGCCCGGCGCAGCCCGCGAGGCGGCCACCCAGCGGTCGCCCGGCGCAGCCCGCGAGGCGGCCACCCAGCGGTCGCCCGGCGCAGCCCGCGAGGCGGCCACCCAGCGGTCGCCCGGCGCAGCCCGCGAGGCGGCCACCCAGAGGTCCCCGGACACTACCCAGGGCCCAGTTACCAGCTCATGA
- the LOC122899789 gene encoding oocyte-expressed protein homolog, with the protein MVDDAGAAKAQGDEWTPAQSLNRLLRSPLPAPRIRTRPWWFPVQELRDPLVFYLEAWLADSIFGPDRAVIPEMEWMSQVLLTVDIVNSGDLVEITIFGRPRVQNRVKSVLLSLASWHQKLRARAEKMKQLEEFLKARASEPQTPEHPVAQVFSGAL; encoded by the exons ATGGTCGACGACGCAGGTGCTGCTAAGGCCCAGGGGGACGAATGGACGCCTGCCCAGTCCCTGAACAGACTGCTCAGGTCACCACTTCCAGCACCGCGGATTCGCACCCGGCCGTGGTGGTTTCCTGTGCAGGAACTGAGAGACCCACTGGTGTTTTACTTGGAGGCGTGGCTGGCTGACTCAATCTTCG GCCCAGATCGAGCCGTAATTCCAGAAATGGAGTGGATGAGCCAAGTCCTGCTGACGGTGGACATAGTTAACTCTGGGGACTTAGTTGAAATCACCATCTTCGGGCGGCCCCGTGTACAAAATCGGGTGAAGAGCGTGCTCCTGAGCCTGGCATCCTGGCACCAGAAACTTCGTGCCCGAG CTGAGAAGATGAAACAACTTGAGGAATTCTTGAAGGCACGTGCATCAGAGCCCCAGACACCGGAGCATCCTGTTGCACAAGTATTTTCAGGAGCATTGTGA